A segment of the Lentimicrobiaceae bacterium genome:
TCGAGAGAAACAATACCGGACAAGAAGCTTTGAAAGACAATGGTGCTTATTTTGGATTCATACATCCAGAGGAAGAAACATCCGGCCCATTTCATGACTTTTCATTAACCATCTTTCCAAATGAGACTGATAAGCCTTGGCTTGTTTGTCTTGGGATTGGGTCAAGTGGATTTAAAAATGATTATGAATTATCAACTTTTCCCGGTCTTCGTAGATTATTTTCTAAGCTAATAGATGAAAACGGATTTTGTAAATCTGACCTTTCCGACATTGAAACAAGTTTGCCAAAATCGATTACAGGAAATTCAAAGTTGCAACATATTAAGAATACAATTAAAACTTATTCAAAGGTTTTACCAGTTTGTCAAATCGTCGATGACCCAGAGAGTGAAGACGGTCAAAACATTATTGCGGCATTTGTTGCTGGATATGCAAAATTGAGAGACTGGCCAACAAATAATGACCATAGAAAAGCTATATCGGGAGCTTTAGAACCTTTCATAAAATCGGAAGAAGTAAATGACGAAGAAGTTATTCGAAATTTACTTGAAGAAAGAAAATATATTGTTTTACAAGGCCCTCCAGGAACGGGTAAAACAAGAATTTCAAAAATATTAGCTAGTCAACTAAATGCTAAAGTGTTCTTTACTCAGTTTCATGCTGAAACTTCATATTCAGACTTTATTTATGGAATTCTCCCAAATGTGAAAAGTTCTGAGCTGAGCTATTCCGATAGATTAGGAGTATTTTCTCAAACAGTGAAGTATGCAATTGAAAATCCTTCGAAAAAGACTTTTCTTATAATTGATGAAATAAACCGTGCTAATTTATCAAACGTATTAGGCCCAATATTCTATTTGTTTGAGCACAAAATGGAAGCTTCTGATATTGCAATTCAAATT
Coding sequences within it:
- a CDS encoding AAA family ATPase, with amino-acid sequence MSIENVRQFIKDKAVEFGAKPDTEFNKPYVERNNTGQEALKDNGAYFGFIHPEEETSGPFHDFSLTIFPNETDKPWLVCLGIGSSGFKNDYELSTFPGLRRLFSKLIDENGFCKSDLSDIETSLPKSITGNSKLQHIKNTIKTYSKVLPVCQIVDDPESEDGQNIIAAFVAGYAKLRDWPTNNDHRKAISGALEPFIKSEEVNDEEVIRNLLEERKYIVLQGPPGTGKTRISKILASQLNAKVFFTQFHAETSYSDFIYGILPNVKSSELSYSDRLGVFSQTVKYAIENPSKKTFLIIDEINRANLSNVLGPIFYLFEHKMEASDIAIQICPGIEINKLPENLYVISTMNTADRSLAVVDFALRRRFAWYTLKPKSIKLKTFYKDDFGKIEEIFEWYASSNELNLQPGQGYFIADSDEEMTNRIEYEIFPLIKEYLQEGLIQSAKEEFNNYFSNRINKSLFE